The proteins below are encoded in one region of Balaenoptera ricei isolate mBalRic1 chromosome 6, mBalRic1.hap2, whole genome shotgun sequence:
- the LOC132367120 gene encoding large ribosomal subunit protein uL14-like, producing MSKQGRGGSSGAKFRISLGLPVGAVINCADNTGAKNLYIISVKGINGRLNGLPAAGVGDMVMATVKKGKPELRKKVYPAVVIRQRKSYQRKGGVFLYFEDNAGVIVNNKGEMKGSAIPGPVAKECADLWPRIASNAGSTA from the coding sequence ATGTCGAAGCAAGGACGTGGTGGGTCCTCTGGTGCGAAATTCCGGATTTCCTTGGGTCTTCCGGTCGGAGCCGTGATCAACTGTGCTGACAACACAGGAGCCAAAAATCTGTATATAATCTCTGTGAAGGGGATCAATGGACGACTGAATGGACTTCCTGCTGCTGGTGTGGGTGACATGGTGATGGCCACAGTCAAGAAAGGCAAACCAGAGCTCAGAAAGAAGGTATATCCAGCAGTGGTAATTCGACAACGAAAGTCATACCAGAGAAAAGGTggtgtgtttctttattttgaagataaCGCAGGGGTCATAGTAAACAATAAAGGCGAGATGAAAGGTTCTGCCATCCCAGGACCAGTTGCAAAGGAATGTGCAGACTTGTGGCCCAGGATTGCATCCAATGCTGGCAGCACTGCATGA